In Aequorivita sp. H23M31, a single window of DNA contains:
- a CDS encoding ATP cone domain-containing protein — protein MANKDSPIEIVKHSGERVDFSIDILKASLRRSGASEDLITEIAARVQGELYPGISTKEIYNRAFALLKKQKTAVASKYKLKKAIYQLGPTGFPFEKFVSAIFSYEGYQVKTGQIMQGKCVTHEVDVVAKKDDEFIVAECKFHMDQGINCNVKVPLYINSRYRDIQDFFRDSNPDNIPNQGLVITNTRFTNDALDYGKCAGLHLLSWDYPFGNGLRDRIDRLGLYPVTVSTILTNREKQFLLSRDVVLCRQLINDDFYLDHLGISENRKKRILKEIHLLCNGQNN, from the coding sequence ATGGCAAATAAAGATAGTCCTATTGAGATAGTAAAACATTCTGGAGAACGGGTCGATTTTTCCATTGATATTTTAAAGGCTTCCCTTCGTAGAAGTGGGGCAAGCGAGGACTTGATAACTGAGATCGCTGCACGCGTTCAAGGTGAATTGTATCCTGGAATTTCTACTAAGGAAATTTATAACCGCGCCTTTGCTCTGCTCAAGAAACAGAAAACCGCCGTCGCTTCTAAATACAAACTGAAAAAAGCAATTTACCAACTAGGTCCAACTGGTTTTCCCTTTGAAAAATTTGTTTCGGCAATATTCAGTTATGAGGGCTACCAAGTAAAAACCGGACAAATTATGCAGGGAAAATGTGTAACCCATGAAGTAGATGTAGTTGCTAAAAAGGATGATGAATTTATCGTTGCGGAATGTAAATTCCACATGGATCAGGGTATTAATTGCAATGTGAAGGTTCCGCTTTATATCAATTCCCGCTATCGCGATATCCAGGATTTTTTCCGTGATTCAAATCCCGACAACATTCCTAACCAAGGTTTGGTTATAACAAATACCCGGTTCACAAACGATGCTTTGGATTATGGCAAATGTGCTGGTCTTCATCTCCTTAGTTGGGATTATCCTTTTGGAAATGGTCTAAGAGATAGAATCGATCGATTGGGTCTATATCCTGTGACGGTATCCACTATTTTGACCAATCGGGAAAAACAGTTTCTGCTCAGTCGCGATGTTGTCCTGTGCAGACAGTTAATAAATGATGATTTTTATTTGGATCATCTCGGTATTTCGGAGAATCGTAAAAAACGTATCCTAAAAGAAATCCATCTATTGTGCAATGGCCAAAACAATTAA
- a CDS encoding universal stress protein has product MPKNILIPSDFSSTSFNAIEYAFDLFKECECTFFIYHAYYIIASSRTNPMFPVPDEYEYNQAHIEIDTKMEAFRKKVLSLSQNEKHTIHFEFEYGFLVEKVSKKVKKEKIDLIIMGTRGTTQDRDIAYGRNAIDVMEKVRDCPVLAIPKKVKFKFPGKIVYPTDFKSNVDINEIESFKTIARISNASIQIFHIGKEENLNQKQKEGKKQLENHLASFEYSFHWIENTKLLEGLLVFVKEQEGTMICFVNRKHWFFSNIFSNPLIKNLGVDTTVPLMALHGSSS; this is encoded by the coding sequence ATGCCGAAAAACATTTTAATTCCATCCGATTTTTCATCTACTTCATTCAATGCTATTGAATATGCATTTGATCTTTTTAAAGAGTGTGAGTGCACTTTTTTCATTTATCATGCCTACTATATCATAGCTTCTTCACGAACCAATCCTATGTTTCCCGTGCCCGATGAGTATGAGTACAACCAAGCACATATAGAAATTGATACGAAAATGGAGGCCTTCCGCAAGAAAGTTTTATCTCTTTCACAAAATGAAAAGCATACGATTCATTTTGAATTTGAATATGGGTTTCTAGTAGAAAAGGTGAGCAAGAAAGTAAAAAAGGAAAAAATTGACCTAATAATAATGGGCACCCGTGGTACAACCCAGGATCGTGATATCGCCTATGGAAGGAACGCTATTGATGTAATGGAGAAAGTAAGGGATTGTCCCGTGCTGGCAATTCCTAAAAAGGTAAAATTTAAGTTCCCCGGAAAAATCGTTTATCCTACAGATTTTAAAAGTAACGTGGATATTAATGAAATAGAATCTTTTAAAACCATTGCTCGGATATCCAATGCATCTATCCAAATCTTTCATATTGGAAAAGAAGAAAATTTAAATCAAAAGCAAAAAGAAGGAAAAAAACAATTGGAAAATCATTTGGCCTCCTTTGAGTATTCTTTTCATTGGATTGAAAATACCAAACTGTTGGAAGGTCTTCTGGTGTTCGTAAAAGAACAGGAGGGTACAATGATCTGTTTTGTGAACAGAAAACATTGGTTCTTTTCGAACATTTTCTCAAACCCATTAATAAAGAATCTGGGTGTGGATACTACCGTACCTCTTATGGCTCTGCACGGTTCTTCCAGCTAA